In Pseudovibrio brasiliensis, the following are encoded in one genomic region:
- the msrA gene encoding peptide-methionine (S)-S-oxide reductase MsrA, protein MIARKAAKALAVLPLLYAVSLPAHAAKTETAIFAGGCFWCIESDFDKIDGVLETTSGYTGGRTENPTYKQVSAGGTGHIEALEVKYDPAKVSYEELLTAFWHSVDPTDAGGQFCDRGESYQTTIFATSPAQLKRAKASKKALEKSGETNRPIVTPIRTASTFYDAEDYHQNYYEKNPIRYKYYRYRCGRDQRVKEVWGPNAYKGIPGEH, encoded by the coding sequence ATGATTGCACGCAAAGCTGCGAAAGCCCTTGCCGTTCTTCCTTTGCTTTATGCTGTGAGCCTGCCTGCCCACGCTGCGAAAACCGAGACTGCCATTTTTGCAGGTGGTTGCTTCTGGTGCATCGAGTCCGATTTTGACAAGATCGATGGCGTTCTTGAGACCACCTCCGGCTACACCGGTGGCCGTACCGAGAACCCGACCTACAAGCAGGTTTCAGCTGGTGGCACTGGTCATATTGAAGCTCTGGAAGTGAAATATGATCCGGCAAAGGTGTCTTACGAAGAGCTGCTGACTGCTTTCTGGCATTCTGTTGATCCGACAGACGCTGGTGGCCAGTTCTGCGATCGCGGTGAAAGCTATCAGACAACCATCTTTGCAACCTCCCCTGCTCAGCTGAAGAGAGCAAAGGCTTCCAAGAAGGCACTTGAGAAGTCCGGTGAAACAAACCGTCCGATCGTGACACCAATCCGCACGGCCTCCACGTTCTACGACGCAGAAGACTACCACCAGAATTACTATGAGAAGAACCCGATCCGCTACAAGTACTACCGCTATCGCTGTGGTCGTGACCAGCGCGTGAAAGAGGTTTGGGGACCTAATGCCTACAAAGGTATCCCCGGTGAGCACTAA
- a CDS encoding GNAT family N-acetyltransferase has protein sequence MIVLQDFPANRFDEFQIISISEYAQDLMANRKMDEQAALKKAKEGLEQAFPAGKSNERNKLLSILNKTKGREVEVGFLWYTLHDDGSAFIMDFLVYSEHRGKGYASKALQVLKTMFEEQGLSRIGLRVAPDNHGAIRTYYKAGFNVTGWNMSCEL, from the coding sequence ATGATTGTTCTTCAGGACTTCCCCGCCAACCGCTTTGATGAGTTTCAGATTATTTCCATCTCTGAATATGCGCAGGACCTGATGGCCAATCGCAAGATGGATGAGCAGGCCGCCCTGAAGAAAGCCAAGGAGGGCCTGGAGCAAGCCTTTCCGGCAGGTAAAAGCAATGAGCGCAACAAGCTGCTGAGCATCCTCAACAAGACCAAAGGGCGTGAGGTCGAGGTTGGCTTTCTTTGGTACACACTTCACGATGACGGCTCCGCATTCATCATGGATTTTCTGGTGTACTCGGAACATCGCGGCAAAGGCTATGCCTCCAAGGCCCTGCAGGTGCTGAAGACGATGTTTGAGGAGCAAGGTCTTTCCCGGATCGGACTTCGAGTCGCCCCAGACAATCACGGCGCCATCCGCACTTACTACAAGGCGGGCTTTAACGTGACGGGATGGAACATGTCCTGCGAGCTGTAG